In one window of Gemmatimonas sp. UBA7669 DNA:
- the groL gene encoding chaperonin GroEL (60 kDa chaperone family; promotes refolding of misfolded polypeptides especially under stressful conditions; forms two stacked rings of heptamers to form a barrel-shaped 14mer; ends can be capped by GroES; misfolded proteins enter the barrel where they are refolded when GroES binds), which yields MAAKELHFNVDARAALKRGVDQLAEAVKVTLGPKGRNVVIDKKFGAPTVTKDGVTVAKEIELADPIENMGAQMVKEVATKTSDLAGDGTTTATVLAQAIFREGLKNVTAGSNPMALKRGIEKAVAAIVEELRKISVPTSGKKEIAQVGTISANNDPEIGNLIAEAMEKVGKDGVITVEEAKGLETTLETVDGMQFDRGYLSPYFVTDPEKMEAVLENALILIHDKKISAMKDLLPVLEKVAQLGKPLLIIAEDVEGEALATLVVNKLRGTLRICAVKAPGFGDRRKAMLQDIATLTKGQVISDEVGFKLENAVLTDLGSAKRIVIDKDNTTIIDGAGEQKDIEGRVKEIRAAIDKSTSDYDREKLQERLAKLAGGVAVINVGAATEAEMKEKKARVEDALHATRAAVEEGIVPGGGVALVRSQHVLKDIKLADRDEQIGVDIIRRAIEEPLRMIVQNAGGEGSIVIEKIRTAKETSFGYNALTDTYEDLVQAGVIDPTKVTRTALQNSASIAGLLLTTEAVIVEKKEDKPAAPAGGPGMGGMY from the coding sequence ATGGCAGCCAAGGAACTGCATTTCAACGTTGACGCGCGCGCGGCTCTGAAGCGCGGCGTCGACCAGCTCGCCGAAGCGGTGAAGGTCACGCTCGGCCCCAAGGGTCGCAACGTCGTCATCGACAAGAAGTTCGGCGCCCCCACGGTCACCAAGGACGGCGTCACCGTCGCCAAGGAGATCGAGCTCGCGGACCCCATCGAGAACATGGGCGCGCAGATGGTGAAGGAGGTCGCGACCAAGACCTCCGATCTCGCCGGCGACGGCACCACCACCGCGACCGTGCTCGCCCAGGCCATCTTCCGTGAAGGCCTCAAGAACGTGACGGCCGGCTCCAACCCGATGGCGCTCAAGCGCGGCATCGAGAAGGCCGTGGCCGCCATCGTCGAAGAGCTGCGCAAGATCTCCGTGCCCACCAGCGGCAAGAAGGAAATCGCGCAGGTCGGCACGATCTCGGCCAACAACGATCCCGAGATCGGCAACCTCATCGCGGAAGCGATGGAGAAGGTCGGCAAGGACGGCGTGATCACCGTGGAAGAGGCCAAGGGCCTCGAGACGACGCTCGAGACGGTCGACGGCATGCAGTTCGACCGCGGCTACCTCTCGCCGTACTTCGTCACGGATCCGGAGAAGATGGAGGCCGTTCTCGAGAACGCCCTCATCCTGATTCACGACAAGAAGATCTCGGCCATGAAGGACCTGCTTCCGGTCCTCGAGAAGGTGGCGCAGCTCGGCAAGCCCCTGCTCATCATCGCCGAAGACGTCGAGGGCGAGGCGCTCGCCACGCTCGTCGTCAACAAGCTGCGTGGCACGCTGCGCATCTGCGCCGTGAAGGCCCCGGGCTTCGGTGACCGCCGCAAGGCCATGCTGCAGGACATCGCCACGCTGACCAAGGGTCAGGTCATCTCTGACGAAGTCGGCTTCAAGCTCGAGAACGCGGTCCTCACGGACCTCGGCTCGGCCAAGCGCATCGTGATCGACAAGGACAACACGACGATCATCGACGGCGCCGGTGAGCAGAAGGACATCGAAGGCCGCGTGAAGGAAATCCGCGCTGCCATCGACAAGAGCACGTCGGACTACGATCGGGAGAAGCTCCAGGAGCGTCTCGCGAAGCTCGCCGGTGGCGTGGCCGTCATCAACGTCGGCGCCGCGACCGAAGCCGAGATGAAGGAGAAGAAGGCGCGCGTCGAAGACGCCCTGCACGCCACGCGTGCGGCCGTCGAGGAAGGCATCGTCCCGGGCGGTGGTGTGGCGCTGGTGCGCTCGCAGCACGTGCTCAAGGACATCAAGCTGGCCGACCGTGACGAGCAGATCGGTGTCGACATCATCCGTCGCGCCATCGAAGAGCCGCTCCGCATGATCGTCCAGAACGCCGGTGGTGAAGGCTCGATCGTGATCGAGAAGATCCGCACGGCCAAGGAGACGAGCTTCGGCTACAACGCCCTCACCGACACGTACGAAGACCTCGTGCAGGCCGGTGTCATCGACCCGACCAAGGTCACGCGTACGGCCCTCCAGAACTCGGCCTCGATCGCCGGTCTGCTGCTGACGACCGAAGCGGTCATCGTCGAGAAGAAGGAAGACAAGCCGGCCGCGCCGGCTGGCGGCCCGGGCATGGGCGGCATGTA
- a CDS encoding co-chaperone GroES — MANQKVAPLADRVVVKPSEEAEQMRGGLYIPDTAKEKPQQGTIVAVGPGRFEKEARVPMDVKVGDKVLYGKYSGTEVTIEGEALLILRESDILAVLN; from the coding sequence ATGGCCAACCAGAAGGTCGCGCCTCTGGCTGATCGCGTCGTCGTGAAGCCGTCCGAAGAGGCGGAGCAGATGCGCGGTGGGCTGTACATCCCCGACACCGCGAAGGAAAAGCCCCAGCAGGGCACCATCGTCGCCGTGGGCCCGGGTCGTTTCGAGAAGGAAGCCCGTGTGCCGATGGACGTGAAGGTCGGCGACAAGGTGCTCTACGGGAAGTACAGCGGCACCGAGGTGACGATCGAGGGTGAGGCGCTCCTCATTCTGCGCGAGTCCGATATCCTCGCCGTGCTCAACTGA